In Castor canadensis chromosome 11, mCasCan1.hap1v2, whole genome shotgun sequence, a single genomic region encodes these proteins:
- the LOC109702699 gene encoding uncharacterized protein, whose translation MTADPQQDIKGGWGQGDRQTSQPIFLEIHPEPPPSDTMVNSCCGSVCSEQGCGQGCCQPSCCQPTCCRTTCCRPSCCVSSCCMPCCQSVCCQPCCRPSCCISSCCRPCCCQPSCSVSSCCRPCCRPICCQTTCCRTTCCRPSCCVSSCCRPSCCTSSCCHPTCCRTTCCRPSCFVSSCCRPCCQSVCLLPSWRLCGCRPSCCSGSCC comes from the coding sequence ATGACAGCAGACCCTCAGCAGGATATAaaagggggttgggggcagggagacCGCCAAACTTCCCAACCCATCTTCTTGGAAATCCACCCAGAACCTCCACCCTCTGACACCATGGTCAACTCCTGTTGTGGCTCCGTCTGCTCTGAGCAGGGCTGTGGCCAAGGCtgctgccagcccagctgctgcCAGCCCACCTGCTGCAGGACCACCTGCTGCCGCCCCAGCTGCTGTGTGTCCAGCTGCTGCATGCCCTGCTGCCAGTCTGTGTGCTGCCAGCCCTGCTGCCGCCCCAGCTGCTGCATTTCTAGCTGCTGCAGGCCTTGCTGTTGCCAGCCCAGCTGCAGTGTGTCCAGCTGCTGCCGGCCTTGCTGTCGCCCCATCTGCTGCCAGACAACCTGCTGCAGGACTACCTGCTGCCGTCCCAGCTGCTGTGTGTCCAGCTGCTGTCGCCCTAGTTGCTGCACCTCCAGCTGCTGCCACCCCACCTGCTGCAGGACTACCTGCTGCCGCCCCAGCTGTTTTGTGTCCAGCTGCTGCAGGCCCTGCTGCCAGTCTGTGTGCCTCCTGCCCTCCTGGCGCCTGTGTGGCTGCCGTCCCAGCTGCTGCAGTGGTTCTTGCTGCTGA